The following proteins come from a genomic window of Bactrocera tryoni isolate S06 chromosome 1, CSIRO_BtryS06_freeze2, whole genome shotgun sequence:
- the LOC120773350 gene encoding chitin synthase chs-2 isoform X2 — protein sequence MSAVRHRPLAPPGNAGDSDDNFTDDESTPLTQDIYGGSQRTIQETKGWDVFRDPPIKIETGSTANQECLELTVKILKIFAYAFTFIIVLTGGVMAKGCVLFMTSQIRKDKKIEYCNKDLGRDKTFVVKLPEEERIAWIWALLIAYAIPEIGAFIRSARICFFKTFRVPKTGHFLFVTLMESLSCFGTALLMFVVLPQIDAIQGAMLTNCLCVIPGILGLLSRCSKEGKRAVKVLIDMAAIAAQVTGFVIWPLLENRPELWVIPIACVMISCGWWENFVSLQSPIGLVRAMGRVKDEMRTTRYFNHMFLSLWKVVLFVCFALLIFWAQGDEPGNIFSMYGDALGPHKISIDELATSLTGNLPDTLDAANIDSIEIDAVHNTVIYVLLIQIFGAYLCYIFGKFACKILIQGFSYAFPVSLTIPITVSLLIAACGLRIDDPCFFHDTIPDYLFFTSPRNFRFNDFVTQQMAWAWILWLLSQTWISLHIWTPKCERLATTEKLFVRPMYSALLIDQSMAMNRRRDDQADVKTEDLSEIEKEKGDEYYETISVHTDGSAIQNKPSIKSSDHITRIYACATMWHETKDEMMEFLKSIMRMDEDQCARRVAQKYLRIVDPDYYEFETHTFFDDAFEISDHSDDDIQVNRFVKLLVATMDDAASEIHQTTIRLRPPKKYPTPYGGRLVWTLPGKTKFITHLKDKDRIRHRKRWSQVMYMYYLLGHRLIELPISADRKDEIAQNTYLLTLDGDIDFKPNAVTLLIDLMKKNRNLGAACGRIHPVGSGPMVWYQLFEYAIGHWLQKATEHMIGCVLCSPGCFSLFRGKALMDDNVMKKYTTRSDQARHYVQYDQGEDRWLCTLLLQRGYRVEYSAASDAYTHCPEGFNEFYNQRRRWVPSTIANIMDLLGDAKRTIKINDNISLLYIFYQMMLIGGTILGPGTIFLMLVGAFVAAFRIDNWTSFHYNIVPILFFMLVCFTCKSNIQLFVAQVLSTAYALIMMAVIVGTALQLGEDGIGSPSAIFLIAMTGSFWIAACLHPQEFWCITAGLIYLLSIPSMYLLLILYSIINLNVVSWGTREVVAKKTKKEMEAEKKAAEEAAKRVKQKSMLSFLQSGIGDNGDEEGSIEFSLAGLFRCILCTHGKTSEEKAQLTAIAESLNTIKTRLEALEHTLDPHGHSRHGRRRTTSSGSKDHHLLSSVAEKSGDESEESDSDTSAEPRQERDFLTNPFWIEDQDLRKGEVDFLSSTEIQFWKDLIDKYLFPIDNDPVEQARIAADLIDLRNKSVFAFFMANALFVLIVFLLQLNKDKLHVVWPLGVKTNITYIEETSEVHISKEYLQLEPIGLVFVFFFALILIIQFTAMLFHRFGTISHILASTELNFCKKKSEDTSQDALIDKHAVEIVKNLQRLQGIDGDYDNDSGSGPDRIARRRTIQNLEKARQPRRQIGTLDVAFKKRFLKLTADENNPATPILTRRLTMRAETIRALEVRKNSVMAERRKSAMQTLGAKNEYGITTTAALNNNGVIPNQRSGRISNAGISIKDVFNANGGPGEQIYGSNGGGTINQGYEHVLEDDDRNSLRLTARNPNQQVSWGQNSSNTGRL from the exons CCAACGCACAATACAAGAAACCAAAGGCTGGGATGTCTTCCGTGATCCACCGATCAAGATCGAGACGGGCTCGACGGCCAATCAGGAATGCCTGGAGCTCACAGTGAAGATATTGAAGATCTTCGCGTATGCTTTCACATTCATCATAGTGTTAACGGGTGGGGTTATGGCGAAGGGTTGTGTACTATTTATGACATCACAAATACGTAAAGATAAGAAAATAGAATACTGCAATAAAGATTTG GGTCGCGACAAAACATTCGTCGTTAAATTGCCCGAAGAGGAGCGCATCGCATGGATTTGGGCGCTACTGATTGCCTATGCAATACCCGAGATCGGTGCCTTCATACGTTCGGCGCGTATTTGTTTCTTCAAAACATTTCGTGTGCCCAAGACCGGACACTTTCTCTTCGTCACGCTGATGGAGAGTCTGAGTTGTTTTGGTACCGCTTTGCTAATGTTCGTCGTGCTGCCACAAATCGATGCCATACAGGGTGCCATGTTGACGAATTGCTTGTGCGTTATACCTGGTATACTGGGGCTTTTGTCACGCTGTTCCAAGGAGGGTAAACGTGCCGTGAAAGTACTCATTGATATGGCTGCGATTGCGGCACAAGTAACTGGTTTCGTTATATGGCCATTACTAGAGAATCGTCCGGAATTGTGGGTCATACCGATTGCCTGCGTGATGATCTCTTGCGGTTGGTGGGAGAACTTTGTGTCACTGCAGTCGCCCATCGGCTTGGTGCGTGCAATGGGACGCGTGAAGGATGAGATGCGCACTACACGTTACTTCAATCACATGTTCCTTTCATTATGGAAAGTTGTATTGTTCGTCTGTTTCGCTTTACTCATCTTTTGGGCGCAGGGTGACGAGCCTGGCAATATTTTCAGTATGTATGGTGACGCGTTGGGGCCACATAAGATTTCAATTGACGAATTGGCTACCAGTTTGACGGGCAACTTGCCAGATACATTGGATGCAGCCAATATAGATAGCATAGAGATTGATGCCGTACACAATACTGTTATTTATGTGCTCCTCATACAGATTTTTGGCGCTTATCTTTGTTACATCTTTGGAAAATTCGCTTGTAAGATTCTCATACAAGGCTTCAGTTACGCCTTCCCGGTTAGTTTGACTATACCCATCACGGTTTCCCTGTTGATCGCAGCCTGCGGTTTGCGCATAGACGATCCTTGTTTTTTCCACGACACCATTCCGGACTATCTGTTCTTCACAAGTCCACGCAACTTCCGTTTCAATGATTTTGTGACCCAACAAATGGCTTGGGCGTGGATATTGTGGCTGCTTAGTCAGACATGGATCTCACTGCATATTTGGACACCAAAATGTGAACGTTTGGCTACAACAGAAAAGTTATTCGTACGTCCGATGTATTCGGCGCTGCTGATTGATCAGTCTATGGCCATGAACCGGCGAAGGGATGACCAAGCCGACGTGAAGACGGAG GATTTATCGGAAATCGAGAAGGAGAAGGGCGACGAATACTACGAAACCATTTCTGTGCACACTGACGGTTCAGCTATACAAAATAAGCCGAGCATTAAATCTTCAGATCACATTACCAGAATATATGCCTGCGCCACCATGTGGCATGAAACGAAAGACGAGATGATGGAGTTCTTAAAAAGTATTATGCGCATGGACGAGGACCAGTGTGCGCGACGTGTAGCCCAGAAGTATCTACGCATCGTTGATCCGGACTACTATGAATTTGAAA CACATACTTTCTTCGATGATGCTTTTGAAATTTCCGATCACAGCGATGACGATATTCAAGTGAATCGTTTCGTCAAATTGCTTGTAGCCACTATGGATGATGCGGCTTCCGAAATTCATCAGACCACCATACGCTTACGTCCACCCAAAAAGTATCCAACCCCTTACGGTGGTCGTCTAGTGTGGACTCTACCCGGTAAGACCAAATTCATTACACATCTGAAGGATAAGGATCGTATACGTCATCGTAAACGTTGGTCGCAAGTTATGTACATGTACTACTTGCTCGGTCATCGTCTCATTGAGCTACCCATATCTGCCGATCGTAAAGATGAGATTGCGCAAAACACTTACCTGCTAACATTGGATGGCGATATTGACTTCAAACCGAACGCTGTAACCTTGCTGATCGATTTGATGAAGAAGAATCGCAACCTGGGCGCAGCATGTGGACGCATTCATCCTGTCGGCTCGGGCCCTATGGTATGGTATCAACTCTTCGAATACGCTATTGGTCATTGGCTGCAAAAAGCCACCGAACACATGATCGGCTGTGTACTTTGTAGTCCCGGCTGCTTTTCACTTTTCCGTGGCAAAGCGCTTATGGACGACAATGTTATGAAAAAGTATACCACACGTTCGGATCAAGCTCGTCACTACGTACAGTACGATCAGGGTGAAGATCGTTGGCTTTGTACTTTACTGCTACAGCGTGGTTATCGCGTCGAATATTCAGCTGCCTCCGATGCGTACACTCACTGTCCCGAAGGTTTCAATGAGTTCTACAATCAACGTCGTCGTTGGGTGCCTTCTACCATCGCAAACATTATGGATCTGCTGGGTGACGCCAAACGTACTATAAAGATTAACGACAACATTTCGCTGCTTTACATCTTCTACCAAATGATGTTGATTGGCGGCACCATTCTTGGACCTGGCACGATTTTCCTTATGTTGGTGGGTGCTTTCGTAGCCGCTTTCCGCATAGACAATTGGACCTCCTTCCACTACAATATCGTGCCGATCTTGTTCTTCATGTTAGTCTGCTTCACTTGTAAATCGAATATCCAGCTATTTGTGGCACAGGTGCTATCCACGGCGTATGCGCTCATCATGATGGCGGTAATCGTGGGTACGGCTTTGCAATTGGGTGAGGACGGTATCGGCTCACCATCCGCTATATTCTTGATTGCTATGACGGGGTCATTTTGGATAGCGGCGTGTTTGCATCCGCAAGAATTTTGGTGCATCACGGCAGGTCTCATCTATTTACTTTCCATACCATCTATGTACCTTTTGCTTATTCTGTATTCGATCATCAATCTGAATGTCGTCTCTTGGGGCACGCGTGAAGTGGTCGCTAAAAAGACAAAGAAGGAAATGGAAGCGGAAAAGAAAGCAGCCGAAGAGGCTGCCAAGCGCGTGAAGCAAAAGAGCATGCTGAGTTTCTTGCAAAGTGGCATTGGCGATAATGGAGACGAGGAGGGTTCAATTGAGTTCTCATTGGCAGGCTTATTCCGTTGTATACTATGTACGCATGGCAAAACGTCGGAAGAAAAAGCACAACTCACAGCGATTGCTGAGTCATTGAACACCATCAAAACGAGATTGGAAGCTTTGGAACACACTTTAGATCCACATGGTCATTCACGGCATGGACGCAGACGCACAACATCTAGCGGTTCAAAAGATCATCATTTGTTGTCTTCGGTTGCTGAGAAATCTGGCGATGAGTCGGAGGAATCAGATTCAGACACCTCGGCAGAACCACGTCAAGAACGTGATTTCCTTACAAATCCATTCTGGATTGAGGACCAAGATTTGCGTAAGGGCGAGGTTGACTTCTTGTCAAGCACGGAAATTCAGTTCTGGAAAGATCTGATCGACAAATATCTCTTCCCAATCGATAACGATCCGGTGGAACAG gCACGCATCGCAGCCGATCTCATTGATTTGAGGAACAAGTCCGTCTTCGCATTTTTCATGGCCAACGCCTTGTTCGTCCTGATTGTGTTCTTGCTTCAGCTGAACAAGGATAAATTGCACGTTGTCTGGCCACTGGGCGTCAAGACAAACATAACGTATATTGAAGAGACATCAGAG GTACACATTTCTAAGGAATATCTACAATTAGAACCGATCGGTTTGGTGTTTGTGTTCTTCTTTGCGCTCATTCTGATCATACAGTTTACCGCTATGTTGTTCCATCGTTTCGGCACCATTTCGCATATACTCGCCTCCACCGAGTTGAATTTCTGCAAGAAGAAGTCGGAAGACACTTCACAGGATGCGCTAATAGACAAG CACGCTGTGGAAATCGTCAAGAATTTGCAACGTCTTCAAGGCATAGACGGCGATTATGACAATGACTCTGGCAGTGGACCCGATCGAATTGCTCGTCGTCGTACGATACAAAATCTGGAGAAAGCACGTCAACCGCGTCGCCAGATCGGCACCTTGGACGTTGCTTTCAAGAAGCGTTTCCTCAAACTAACAGCGGATGAAAATAATCcag CAACTCCGATACTCACGCGCCGCTTGACAATGCGCGCCGAAACGATACGCGCGCTGGAAGTGCGTAAGAACTCGGTAATGGCGGAACGACGTAAGTCAGCTATGCAAACACTGGGCGCAAAGAACGAGTATGGCATTACAACAACTGCTGCC CTGAACAACAACGGCGTAATACCCAATCAGCGCAGTGGACGTATCTCAAATGCGGGCATTAGCATCAAGGATGTGTTCAACGCCAACGGCGGACCAGGCGAG CAAATCTATGGTTCGAACGGTGGCGGCACCATTAATCAAGGCTACGAGCATGTACTCGAAGATGACGACCGCAACTCGCTGCGACTGACTGCGCGTAATCCCAATCAACAAGTGTCATGGGGACAGAATAGCAGCAATACGGGACGTTTGTAG
- the LOC120773350 gene encoding chitin synthase chs-2 isoform X1 has translation MSAVRHRPLAPPGNAGDSDDNFTDDESTPLTQDIYGGSQRTIQETKGWDVFRDPPIKIETGSTANQECLELTVKILKIFAYAFTFIIVLTGGVMAKGCVLFMTSQIRKDKKIEYCNKDLGRDKTFVVKLPEEERIAWIWALLIAYAIPEIGAFIRSARICFFKTFRVPKTGHFLFVTLMESLSCFGTALLMFVVLPQIDAIQGAMLTNCLCVIPGILGLLSRCSKEGKRAVKVLIDMAAIAAQVTGFVIWPLLENRPELWVIPIACVMISCGWWENFVSLQSPIGLVRAMGRVKDEMRTTRYFNHMFLSLWKVVLFVCFALLIFWAQGDEPGNIFSMYGDALGPHKISIDELATSLTGNLPDTLDAANIDSIEIDAVHNTVIYVLLIQIFGAYLCYIFGKFACKILIQGFSYAFPVSLTIPITVSLLIAACGLRIDDPCFFHDTIPDYLFFTSPRNFRFNDFVTQQMAWAWILWLLSQTWISLHIWTPKCERLATTEKLFVRPMYSALLIDQSMAMNRRRDDQADVKTEDLSEIEKEKGDEYYETISVHTDGSAIQNKPSIKSSDHITRIYACATMWHETKDEMMEFLKSIMRMDEDQCARRVAQKYLRIVDPDYYEFETHTFFDDAFEISDHSDDDIQVNRFVKLLVATMDDAASEIHQTTIRLRPPKKYPTPYGGRLVWTLPGKTKFITHLKDKDRIRHRKRWSQVMYMYYLLGHRLIELPISADRKDEIAQNTYLLTLDGDIDFKPNAVTLLIDLMKKNRNLGAACGRIHPVGSGPMVWYQLFEYAIGHWLQKATEHMIGCVLCSPGCFSLFRGKALMDDNVMKKYTTRSDQARHYVQYDQGEDRWLCTLLLQRGYRVEYSAASDAYTHCPEGFNEFYNQRRRWVPSTIANIMDLLGDAKRTIKINDNISLLYIFYQMMLIGGTILGPGTIFLMLVGAFVAAFRIDNWTSFHYNIVPILFFMLVCFTCKSNIQLFVAQVLSTAYALIMMAVIVGTALQLGEDGIGSPSAIFLIAMTGSFWIAACLHPQEFWCITAGLIYLLSIPSMYLLLILYSIINLNVVSWGTREVVAKKTKKEMEAEKKAAEEAAKRVKQKSMLSFLQSGIGDNGDEEGSIEFSLAGLFRCILCTHGKTSEEKAQLTAIAESLNTIKTRLEALEHTLDPHGHSRHGRRRTTSSGSKDHHLLSSVAEKSGDESEESDSDTSAEPRQERDFLTNPFWIEDQDLRKGEVDFLSSTEIQFWKDLIDKYLFPIDNDPVEQARIAKDLKELRDSSVFAFFMCNALFVLIVFLLQLNKDNIHVKWPFGVRTNITYDESTQEVHISKEYLQLEPIGLVFVFFFALILIIQFTAMLFHRFGTISHILASTELNFCKKKSEDTSQDALIDKHAVEIVKNLQRLQGIDGDYDNDSGSGPDRIARRRTIQNLEKARQPRRQIGTLDVAFKKRFLKLTADENNPATPILTRRLTMRAETIRALEVRKNSVMAERRKSAMQTLGAKNEYGITTTAALNNNGVIPNQRSGRISNAGISIKDVFNANGGPGEQIYGSNGGGTINQGYEHVLEDDDRNSLRLTARNPNQQVSWGQNSSNTGRL, from the exons CCAACGCACAATACAAGAAACCAAAGGCTGGGATGTCTTCCGTGATCCACCGATCAAGATCGAGACGGGCTCGACGGCCAATCAGGAATGCCTGGAGCTCACAGTGAAGATATTGAAGATCTTCGCGTATGCTTTCACATTCATCATAGTGTTAACGGGTGGGGTTATGGCGAAGGGTTGTGTACTATTTATGACATCACAAATACGTAAAGATAAGAAAATAGAATACTGCAATAAAGATTTG GGTCGCGACAAAACATTCGTCGTTAAATTGCCCGAAGAGGAGCGCATCGCATGGATTTGGGCGCTACTGATTGCCTATGCAATACCCGAGATCGGTGCCTTCATACGTTCGGCGCGTATTTGTTTCTTCAAAACATTTCGTGTGCCCAAGACCGGACACTTTCTCTTCGTCACGCTGATGGAGAGTCTGAGTTGTTTTGGTACCGCTTTGCTAATGTTCGTCGTGCTGCCACAAATCGATGCCATACAGGGTGCCATGTTGACGAATTGCTTGTGCGTTATACCTGGTATACTGGGGCTTTTGTCACGCTGTTCCAAGGAGGGTAAACGTGCCGTGAAAGTACTCATTGATATGGCTGCGATTGCGGCACAAGTAACTGGTTTCGTTATATGGCCATTACTAGAGAATCGTCCGGAATTGTGGGTCATACCGATTGCCTGCGTGATGATCTCTTGCGGTTGGTGGGAGAACTTTGTGTCACTGCAGTCGCCCATCGGCTTGGTGCGTGCAATGGGACGCGTGAAGGATGAGATGCGCACTACACGTTACTTCAATCACATGTTCCTTTCATTATGGAAAGTTGTATTGTTCGTCTGTTTCGCTTTACTCATCTTTTGGGCGCAGGGTGACGAGCCTGGCAATATTTTCAGTATGTATGGTGACGCGTTGGGGCCACATAAGATTTCAATTGACGAATTGGCTACCAGTTTGACGGGCAACTTGCCAGATACATTGGATGCAGCCAATATAGATAGCATAGAGATTGATGCCGTACACAATACTGTTATTTATGTGCTCCTCATACAGATTTTTGGCGCTTATCTTTGTTACATCTTTGGAAAATTCGCTTGTAAGATTCTCATACAAGGCTTCAGTTACGCCTTCCCGGTTAGTTTGACTATACCCATCACGGTTTCCCTGTTGATCGCAGCCTGCGGTTTGCGCATAGACGATCCTTGTTTTTTCCACGACACCATTCCGGACTATCTGTTCTTCACAAGTCCACGCAACTTCCGTTTCAATGATTTTGTGACCCAACAAATGGCTTGGGCGTGGATATTGTGGCTGCTTAGTCAGACATGGATCTCACTGCATATTTGGACACCAAAATGTGAACGTTTGGCTACAACAGAAAAGTTATTCGTACGTCCGATGTATTCGGCGCTGCTGATTGATCAGTCTATGGCCATGAACCGGCGAAGGGATGACCAAGCCGACGTGAAGACGGAG GATTTATCGGAAATCGAGAAGGAGAAGGGCGACGAATACTACGAAACCATTTCTGTGCACACTGACGGTTCAGCTATACAAAATAAGCCGAGCATTAAATCTTCAGATCACATTACCAGAATATATGCCTGCGCCACCATGTGGCATGAAACGAAAGACGAGATGATGGAGTTCTTAAAAAGTATTATGCGCATGGACGAGGACCAGTGTGCGCGACGTGTAGCCCAGAAGTATCTACGCATCGTTGATCCGGACTACTATGAATTTGAAA CACATACTTTCTTCGATGATGCTTTTGAAATTTCCGATCACAGCGATGACGATATTCAAGTGAATCGTTTCGTCAAATTGCTTGTAGCCACTATGGATGATGCGGCTTCCGAAATTCATCAGACCACCATACGCTTACGTCCACCCAAAAAGTATCCAACCCCTTACGGTGGTCGTCTAGTGTGGACTCTACCCGGTAAGACCAAATTCATTACACATCTGAAGGATAAGGATCGTATACGTCATCGTAAACGTTGGTCGCAAGTTATGTACATGTACTACTTGCTCGGTCATCGTCTCATTGAGCTACCCATATCTGCCGATCGTAAAGATGAGATTGCGCAAAACACTTACCTGCTAACATTGGATGGCGATATTGACTTCAAACCGAACGCTGTAACCTTGCTGATCGATTTGATGAAGAAGAATCGCAACCTGGGCGCAGCATGTGGACGCATTCATCCTGTCGGCTCGGGCCCTATGGTATGGTATCAACTCTTCGAATACGCTATTGGTCATTGGCTGCAAAAAGCCACCGAACACATGATCGGCTGTGTACTTTGTAGTCCCGGCTGCTTTTCACTTTTCCGTGGCAAAGCGCTTATGGACGACAATGTTATGAAAAAGTATACCACACGTTCGGATCAAGCTCGTCACTACGTACAGTACGATCAGGGTGAAGATCGTTGGCTTTGTACTTTACTGCTACAGCGTGGTTATCGCGTCGAATATTCAGCTGCCTCCGATGCGTACACTCACTGTCCCGAAGGTTTCAATGAGTTCTACAATCAACGTCGTCGTTGGGTGCCTTCTACCATCGCAAACATTATGGATCTGCTGGGTGACGCCAAACGTACTATAAAGATTAACGACAACATTTCGCTGCTTTACATCTTCTACCAAATGATGTTGATTGGCGGCACCATTCTTGGACCTGGCACGATTTTCCTTATGTTGGTGGGTGCTTTCGTAGCCGCTTTCCGCATAGACAATTGGACCTCCTTCCACTACAATATCGTGCCGATCTTGTTCTTCATGTTAGTCTGCTTCACTTGTAAATCGAATATCCAGCTATTTGTGGCACAGGTGCTATCCACGGCGTATGCGCTCATCATGATGGCGGTAATCGTGGGTACGGCTTTGCAATTGGGTGAGGACGGTATCGGCTCACCATCCGCTATATTCTTGATTGCTATGACGGGGTCATTTTGGATAGCGGCGTGTTTGCATCCGCAAGAATTTTGGTGCATCACGGCAGGTCTCATCTATTTACTTTCCATACCATCTATGTACCTTTTGCTTATTCTGTATTCGATCATCAATCTGAATGTCGTCTCTTGGGGCACGCGTGAAGTGGTCGCTAAAAAGACAAAGAAGGAAATGGAAGCGGAAAAGAAAGCAGCCGAAGAGGCTGCCAAGCGCGTGAAGCAAAAGAGCATGCTGAGTTTCTTGCAAAGTGGCATTGGCGATAATGGAGACGAGGAGGGTTCAATTGAGTTCTCATTGGCAGGCTTATTCCGTTGTATACTATGTACGCATGGCAAAACGTCGGAAGAAAAAGCACAACTCACAGCGATTGCTGAGTCATTGAACACCATCAAAACGAGATTGGAAGCTTTGGAACACACTTTAGATCCACATGGTCATTCACGGCATGGACGCAGACGCACAACATCTAGCGGTTCAAAAGATCATCATTTGTTGTCTTCGGTTGCTGAGAAATCTGGCGATGAGTCGGAGGAATCAGATTCAGACACCTCGGCAGAACCACGTCAAGAACGTGATTTCCTTACAAATCCATTCTGGATTGAGGACCAAGATTTGCGTAAGGGCGAGGTTGACTTCTTGTCAAGCACGGAAATTCAGTTCTGGAAAGATCTGATCGACAAATATCTCTTCCCAATCGATAACGATCCGGTGGAACAG GCTAGAATTGCTAAAGATCTTAAAGAGTTGCGCGACTCCTCCGTGTTCGCCTTTTTCATGTGTAATGCGCTATTCGTTTTAATCGTGTTCTTGTTGCAATTGAACAAGGACAACATACACGTGAAATGGCCTTTTGGTGTACGCACAAACATAACCTACGACGAATCCACACAAGAG GTACACATTTCTAAGGAATATCTACAATTAGAACCGATCGGTTTGGTGTTTGTGTTCTTCTTTGCGCTCATTCTGATCATACAGTTTACCGCTATGTTGTTCCATCGTTTCGGCACCATTTCGCATATACTCGCCTCCACCGAGTTGAATTTCTGCAAGAAGAAGTCGGAAGACACTTCACAGGATGCGCTAATAGACAAG CACGCTGTGGAAATCGTCAAGAATTTGCAACGTCTTCAAGGCATAGACGGCGATTATGACAATGACTCTGGCAGTGGACCCGATCGAATTGCTCGTCGTCGTACGATACAAAATCTGGAGAAAGCACGTCAACCGCGTCGCCAGATCGGCACCTTGGACGTTGCTTTCAAGAAGCGTTTCCTCAAACTAACAGCGGATGAAAATAATCcag CAACTCCGATACTCACGCGCCGCTTGACAATGCGCGCCGAAACGATACGCGCGCTGGAAGTGCGTAAGAACTCGGTAATGGCGGAACGACGTAAGTCAGCTATGCAAACACTGGGCGCAAAGAACGAGTATGGCATTACAACAACTGCTGCC CTGAACAACAACGGCGTAATACCCAATCAGCGCAGTGGACGTATCTCAAATGCGGGCATTAGCATCAAGGATGTGTTCAACGCCAACGGCGGACCAGGCGAG CAAATCTATGGTTCGAACGGTGGCGGCACCATTAATCAAGGCTACGAGCATGTACTCGAAGATGACGACCGCAACTCGCTGCGACTGACTGCGCGTAATCCCAATCAACAAGTGTCATGGGGACAGAATAGCAGCAATACGGGACGTTTGTAG
- the LOC120775001 gene encoding uncharacterized protein LOC120775001, which produces MAAQRNGAFCFVLYAIFLFGSQQNVTAFNAMPKDNIFADVLLTELLNRMDKDIDPVQNYFDLLGDVPKSVDLVSRSSKNNNNGPDEYEYRGMYGSHPSIRDQEYMQHSSLWGHQYINGGMGEMPNRFPAIKTDATLPAYCNPPNPCPYGYEESQGCISDFENTAIFSREFQAAQECTCDNEHMFDCAGQDSNASANEMTSTMEKFLMHQFQNENGLDNPNAVVKKFYGFATGHGGPNNPFLQGEKLPIAAKKGDHISA; this is translated from the exons ATGGCTGCTCAACGTAACG GCGCTTTTTGCTTTGTGCTCTACGCCATTTTCTTGTTTGGCAGTCAACAAAATGTCACCGCTTTCAACGCCATGCCCAAAGACAATATTTTCGCCGATGTGCTGCTCACCGAGCTGCTAAACCGCATGGACAAGGACATCGATCCGGTGCAAAATTATTTCGATTTGCTTGGTGATGTGCCGAAAAGCGTTGATCTGGTGTCGCGCTCCTcgaagaacaacaacaacgggcCGGATGAGTACGAGTATCGCGGCATGTACGGTTCGCATCCGTCCATACGCGACCAAGAGTACATGCAGCACAGTTCCTTATGGGGACACCAGTACATAAATGGCGGCATGGGCGAGATGCCCAATCGCTTTCCAGCCATCAAGACCGATGCCACATTGCCGGCCTACTGCAATCCACCGAACCCCTGTCCCTATGGCTATGAGGAGAGTCAAGGTTGCATATCGGATTTTGAGAATACCGCTATTTTCAGTCGCGAATTTCAAGCTGCTCAGGAGTGCACCTGCGACAACGAGCATATGTTTGATTGCGCCGGTCAGGACAGCAACGCTAGCGCTAACGAGATGACCTCGACCATGGAGAAGTTCTTGATGCATCAATTCCAGAATGAAAACGGCTTGGACAATCCAAATGCGGTGGTTAAGAAATTCTACGGTTTTGCCACAGGCCACGGCGGTCCCAACAATCCCTTCTTACAGGGTGAGAAGCTGCCTATAGCCGCCAAGAAGGGCGATCATATCAGCGCTTAG